The genome window AGGTCCTTTCCCGAAAGCTATATCTTCTGAAATTTCTAAATTAGAGCTTACTGCTAAATCATTCTGGAAATCCAATAACAAATTTTTATTATAATCGCTAGAATGAAGAAAAAACCCTTTTTCATGTTCTACGGGTCCGCCAAGATATATAGGAACCATAACAGGGGTTGTTATTTCGTCATTTTTTATTTTAAAAAACGATTTTAAATCTATATGATTTACTAAGCGGTTAAATATTAATCCTATTGCTCCTTCTTCCGTGTGTGATAACATATAAATTAAGGATTTATGGTAAATGCCTTTTGTAATTACATGCGGTGTAGCAACGAGTGTTTTACCGGATAAGTTATGAAAAATTTTATCGCCCATAAATAAAACTTTGTTATAATATTACTAAAGTATATAAGATTTAAATCCAATTATTCAATAGAAGTTAACAATAATGATCACATTTTTTGATATTACTATTTTTGCTATTATTACTCTTTTCTCATTTTTCGGCTTATATCAAGGCATAATCGGGTTTTCAACTAGAATACTCGGTTTTATTACTTCTATAATGTTAGGATATTTCTTATATCCGTATATTTCTGAGCTAATCGGGAAA of Rickettsia tillamookensis contains these proteins:
- a CDS encoding YqgE/AlgH family protein, whose amino-acid sequence is MGDKIFHNLSGKTLVATPHVITKGIYHKSLIYMLSHTEEGAIGLIFNRLVNHIDLKSFFKIKNDEITTPVMVPIYLGGPVEHEKGFFLHSSDYNKNLLLDFQNDLAVSSNLEISEDIAFGKGPKNSLFIVGYTAWKPGQLEEELEKNLWLVMDCNKEFIFADNPESKWHNALKHLGIDEIHFSSQIGNA